A genome region from Paradevosia shaoguanensis includes the following:
- a CDS encoding NAD-dependent epimerase/dehydratase family protein: MKVLVTGHRGYLGAVVVPMLLEAGHDVSGYDLDYFGHCTYSHGGPYRAVPTMQKDIRDAVPEDFIGFEAVVHLAALPDTTAQAIGQHLVEDVNHRACVRVALAARQAGASRFLLASSAAAYGESGGDPVDETGALKPLTADAVAKVMAERDVAALANADFSPTFLRLPMLCGLSPRLRLDLLFNWLIATAFTEDRLPLPLHSEAWRPFVHVQDVARVASALLREPRPAVHNQIFNVGTVAGSVRIRDAAAIIAELSPPAQIEEGAAALPHQESCRLNCDKLTRLLPAAAPQWTLDQCISQMLDAFEASALDWDDVVGSRYDRARELTALVAEGTLDAALHRGNGVQLPHRNDSTDGTH; this comes from the coding sequence ATGAAGGTTCTGGTCACAGGGCACAGGGGGTATCTCGGCGCTGTGGTCGTACCCATGCTGCTGGAGGCCGGGCACGACGTTTCCGGCTACGACCTCGACTATTTCGGGCACTGTACCTATTCGCATGGCGGGCCATATCGCGCGGTGCCGACCATGCAGAAGGACATTCGCGACGCGGTGCCCGAGGATTTCATCGGCTTTGAAGCGGTGGTGCACCTGGCCGCACTGCCGGATACCACCGCCCAGGCGATCGGGCAGCACCTCGTCGAGGATGTCAACCACCGGGCCTGCGTGCGCGTCGCGCTGGCGGCTCGGCAGGCGGGTGCATCGCGCTTCCTTCTGGCATCGTCAGCCGCGGCTTATGGAGAGAGCGGCGGGGACCCGGTGGATGAAACCGGCGCGCTCAAGCCTCTGACTGCCGATGCGGTGGCCAAGGTGATGGCGGAGCGTGACGTCGCTGCGCTGGCCAATGCGGATTTTTCACCGACCTTCCTGCGGCTGCCTATGCTGTGTGGGCTCTCGCCGCGTCTGCGGCTCGACCTGCTTTTCAACTGGCTGATCGCGACGGCCTTTACGGAGGACCGGTTGCCGTTGCCGCTGCATAGCGAGGCCTGGCGCCCATTTGTGCACGTGCAGGACGTGGCGCGCGTCGCGTCGGCGCTGCTGCGCGAGCCGAGGCCTGCCGTTCACAATCAGATTTTCAATGTCGGCACTGTAGCGGGCAGCGTCCGCATCCGCGATGCGGCAGCGATCATTGCCGAACTTTCGCCTCCTGCGCAGATCGAGGAGGGTGCTGCGGCGCTGCCGCACCAGGAATCCTGCAGGCTCAATTGCGACAAGCTTACGCGATTGCTGCCGGCGGCGGCGCCGCAATGGACGCTCGACCAGTGCATCAGCCAGATGCTCGATGCTTTCGAGGCCTCGGCGCTCGACTGGGACGACGTGGTGGGCTCGCGCTACGATCGCGCACGGGAACTCACCGCGCTCGTGGCGGAGGGGACGCTGGACGCCGCCCTCCACCGGGGCAATGGTGTGCAGTTGCCGCACAGGAACGACTCGACCGATGGCACACACTGA
- the lhgO gene encoding L-2-hydroxyglutarate oxidase has translation MLYDYCVIGGGIVGLAVARQLLDTHRGAGVLVLEKEDGPGRHQTGHNSGVIHAGVYYKPGSLKAELCRAGAKATKAYCTEKGIAFETRGKLIVASTAQEEIAMKALHANARANGIEIEALDGAELRAREPAIRGVAALLVPETGIVDYKAVCNAMADDIRRLGGTIYFGTTADRIEESQGEVTVTGRGVSFRARYLVACAGLQSDRLARRAGLEVEHRIVPFRGEYYDVAPGKRGLVHHLIYPVPDPALPFLGIHLTPTIDGRLTLGPNAVLGRAREGYRRTAVSARDVADYAAFPGFWKLATENWRSGLSEFGNSIFKQRYLEACRKYCPDLELEDLVPVEAGIRAQAVMRDGSMVHDFLFVESPRMLHVCNAPSPAATSAIPIAHMIVDRLGERA, from the coding sequence ATTCTCTACGACTATTGCGTAATCGGGGGCGGGATTGTCGGGCTGGCCGTAGCGCGGCAATTGCTCGATACACATAGAGGCGCCGGCGTACTTGTTCTGGAAAAGGAGGACGGCCCGGGCCGTCACCAGACGGGCCACAATAGCGGCGTCATCCATGCCGGGGTCTATTACAAGCCGGGCTCGCTCAAGGCCGAACTCTGCCGGGCAGGGGCCAAGGCGACCAAGGCCTATTGCACTGAAAAAGGCATCGCCTTCGAGACACGCGGCAAGCTGATCGTGGCTTCGACCGCGCAAGAAGAGATCGCGATGAAGGCGCTGCACGCCAACGCGCGGGCCAACGGCATCGAAATCGAGGCGCTCGACGGCGCCGAACTGCGGGCGCGTGAGCCGGCTATTCGCGGCGTGGCGGCCCTGCTGGTGCCCGAGACAGGGATCGTCGATTACAAGGCCGTGTGCAATGCCATGGCCGACGATATCCGCCGGCTTGGCGGCACCATCTATTTCGGCACGACCGCCGACCGGATCGAGGAAAGCCAGGGCGAGGTGACCGTGACCGGGCGCGGCGTCAGCTTCCGGGCGCGATATCTCGTGGCCTGCGCCGGCCTGCAATCGGACCGGTTGGCGCGCCGGGCAGGGCTGGAAGTGGAGCACCGCATCGTGCCGTTCCGCGGGGAATATTACGATGTGGCGCCGGGCAAACGCGGGCTGGTCCATCACCTCATCTACCCGGTGCCCGATCCGGCATTGCCGTTTTTGGGTATCCACCTGACTCCGACGATCGACGGGAGGCTGACGCTCGGCCCAAATGCCGTGCTCGGGCGGGCGCGGGAGGGTTATCGTCGCACGGCGGTAAGCGCACGCGACGTGGCGGACTATGCGGCGTTTCCCGGCTTCTGGAAGCTGGCGACGGAGAACTGGCGGTCGGGTCTGTCGGAGTTCGGCAACTCGATCTTCAAGCAGCGCTATCTGGAGGCTTGCCGCAAGTATTGTCCGGATCTGGAACTGGAGGATCTCGTGCCGGTGGAAGCAGGTATCCGCGCGCAGGCGGTGATGCGGGATGGCTCGATGGTTCACGATTTTCTGTTCGTGGAGTCGCCGCGCATGCTGCATGTATGCAATGCACCCTCGCCGGCGGCAACGTCGGCTATTCCGATCGCGCACATGATTGTCGATAGGTTAGGGGAGCGGGCATAG
- a CDS encoding four-helix bundle copper-binding protein, producing the protein MMSPQVQKCIDDCLACYQACLSTAMGHCLEVGGAHVEKDHMTLIMACAEICRTAAHFMLIGSDHHPYICAECAEICDQCARDCKRLGGMELCVAACERCAASCREMAIPMTAG; encoded by the coding sequence ATGATGTCCCCGCAAGTGCAGAAATGCATCGATGATTGCCTCGCCTGCTACCAGGCCTGCCTGTCGACGGCGATGGGCCATTGCCTCGAAGTGGGCGGCGCGCATGTCGAGAAAGACCACATGACATTGATAATGGCCTGCGCCGAAATCTGCCGTACGGCAGCGCATTTCATGCTCATCGGCTCAGACCATCACCCTTATATCTGCGCCGAATGCGCCGAGATCTGCGACCAGTGCGCGCGCGACTGCAAGCGGTTGGGCGGCATGGAGCTTTGCGTCGCCGCCTGCGAGAGATGCGCCGCCAGTTGCAGGGAGATGGCCATCCCCATGACCGCGGGCTAG
- a CDS encoding DsbA family protein: MPTSLLISRRALLASAAFALVASAMPGVATALEEETLLGVDIPDSFTGNVDAPVTIIEYWSPTCGYCTTFLNETYPRLKSDYLDTGKARLAIRPFVRNALDAVVFLVAEVAGRDRAPVVVEYFMRNQERWINTEDRLAAMKEVAAEAGITPILFESALLNREMLNRLNLMRKQAIEVFGIQGTPAVFVNGTLLPGAANYDSIAAQIASTP; encoded by the coding sequence ATGCCGACCAGCCTGCTGATTTCCCGCCGTGCTCTCCTTGCGAGTGCAGCCTTCGCCCTGGTGGCTTCCGCCATGCCGGGCGTCGCCACGGCGCTTGAGGAGGAAACCCTGCTCGGCGTCGACATTCCCGACTCCTTCACCGGCAACGTCGACGCGCCGGTCACCATCATCGAATATTGGTCGCCCACCTGCGGCTATTGCACGACCTTCCTCAACGAGACCTACCCGCGCCTCAAGAGCGATTACCTCGACACCGGCAAGGCCCGTCTCGCCATCCGTCCCTTCGTGCGCAATGCGCTCGATGCCGTCGTCTTCCTGGTCGCCGAGGTTGCCGGGCGCGATCGCGCGCCGGTTGTGGTCGAATATTTCATGCGCAACCAGGAGCGGTGGATCAACACCGAGGACCGTCTGGCTGCCATGAAGGAAGTGGCCGCGGAGGCCGGCATTACGCCCATACTCTTCGAGTCCGCGCTCCTCAACCGCGAGATGCTCAACCGACTCAATCTCATGCGCAAGCAGGCGATCGAGGTCTTCGGCATCCAGGGCACGCCGGCCGTTTTCGTCAATGGCACGCTGCTGCCGGGCGCGGCGAACTACGACAGCATCGCGGCGCAGATCGCCAGCACCCCATAA
- a CDS encoding I78 family peptidase inhibitor, whose protein sequence is MSLHVRPGVAALAAMLAFTTFAHASPQPSKAPPSDCGAAALEGSIGKPVTGTTAEDVKIGDEPVLSKGQVRVIAPGDMVTQDFVEERLNLEIDAAGNLTRARCG, encoded by the coding sequence ATGTCTTTGCACGTTCGTCCGGGCGTAGCCGCCCTCGCCGCGATGCTCGCCTTCACCACTTTCGCCCATGCCAGCCCGCAACCCAGCAAGGCACCGCCCTCGGATTGCGGCGCCGCCGCCCTTGAGGGCAGCATCGGCAAGCCGGTTACCGGCACGACGGCTGAAGATGTGAAAATCGGCGACGAGCCGGTGCTGTCCAAGGGCCAGGTCCGAGTCATCGCGCCGGGCGACATGGTCACCCAGGACTTCGTCGAAGAACGCCTCAACCTCGAAATCGACGCAGCCGGCAACCTGACACGAGCTCGCTGCGGTTAA
- the metE gene encoding 5-methyltetrahydropteroyltriglutamate--homocysteine S-methyltransferase yields the protein MTKSANLGFPRIGAHRELKKALEAYWKGTSDKAALLSTAAELRARHWAVQRAAGIDIIPSNDFSLYDHMLDTAQALGAIPPRFAAIADPLDQYFAMARGTADAPAMEMTKWFDTNYHYIVPEFHTGQRFRLSTSKAIDEFREALRLGISTRPVLVGPVTFLTLGKPKDDGLEPLSLLDAVLPVYAELLAALRAEGAEWVQIDEPILALDLSDAQRQALRRAYIALATPAAPRIMLATYFEGLLDNTELAVALPVAGLHIDLVRAPQQLGPVLKALPADKTLSIGVIDGRNIWRADLDARLEFVARAWDSVGPDRLEIAPSCSLLHSPVDLDGETLLDPELKSWLAFARQKLEEVVALTTAMQRGKTAAKPAFEASAAAVASHRASPRIHRAEVKSRSASVAPSDHERGLPFSQRRNLQRARFNLPAYPTTTIGSFPQTAEVREHRAAFKRGDIDAAAYDTFLKTETEKAVRIQERLDIDVLVHGEFERNDMVEYFGEQLDGFAFTKNGWVQSYGSRCVKPPVIYGDTSRPAPMTVAWSAYAASLTNRPMKGMLTGPVTILQWSFVRVDQPRSETCRQIALAIRDEVVDLEKAGIGIIQIDEPALREGLPLRRGDWNGYLRWAVDCFRLSAAGVADDTQIHTHMCYAEFNDIMPAIAEMDADVISIETSRSDMELISAFRDFRYPNEIGPGVWDIHSPRVPSRADMESLLRKASEAIPPDQLWVNPDCGLKTRGWPEVEAALAHLVETAKSLRHR from the coding sequence ATGACCAAGTCAGCCAATCTCGGCTTCCCCCGCATCGGCGCTCACCGCGAGCTCAAGAAGGCCCTCGAAGCCTATTGGAAGGGCACCAGCGACAAGGCCGCCCTCCTCTCGACCGCCGCCGAGCTCCGCGCCCGCCATTGGGCGGTACAGCGCGCCGCCGGCATCGACATCATTCCGTCGAATGATTTCTCGCTCTACGACCACATGCTCGATACGGCCCAAGCCCTGGGTGCCATCCCTCCGCGCTTTGCGGCCATCGCCGACCCGCTCGACCAATACTTCGCCATGGCCCGCGGCACCGCCGACGCGCCGGCCATGGAGATGACCAAGTGGTTCGACACCAACTACCACTATATCGTCCCCGAATTTCACACCGGCCAGCGGTTCCGCCTCTCGACCAGCAAAGCGATCGATGAGTTCCGCGAGGCGCTTCGCCTCGGCATCAGTACACGCCCGGTCCTGGTTGGACCGGTGACTTTCCTCACCCTGGGCAAGCCCAAGGACGACGGTCTTGAGCCGCTTTCGCTGCTCGATGCCGTGCTGCCGGTCTATGCCGAGCTTCTTGCCGCCCTCAGGGCGGAGGGCGCCGAGTGGGTGCAGATCGACGAGCCCATCCTCGCCCTCGATCTCAGCGACGCTCAGCGCCAGGCCCTCCGCCGTGCCTACATAGCGCTGGCCACTCCCGCCGCGCCCCGCATCATGCTCGCCACCTATTTCGAAGGCCTGCTCGACAACACGGAACTCGCCGTCGCCCTGCCGGTGGCCGGCCTCCACATCGATCTTGTCCGCGCCCCGCAGCAACTAGGCCCCGTGCTCAAGGCGCTGCCCGCCGACAAGACGCTCTCCATCGGCGTCATCGACGGCCGCAACATCTGGCGCGCCGATCTCGATGCCCGCCTGGAATTCGTTGCCCGCGCCTGGGATAGCGTCGGCCCTGATCGCCTTGAAATCGCGCCATCCTGCTCCCTGCTCCACTCCCCGGTCGATCTCGACGGCGAGACGCTGCTCGATCCCGAACTCAAATCCTGGCTCGCCTTCGCCCGCCAGAAGCTCGAGGAGGTGGTGGCCCTCACCACGGCCATGCAACGCGGCAAGACCGCCGCCAAGCCAGCCTTCGAAGCCAGCGCTGCCGCCGTCGCCTCGCACCGCGCTTCTCCGCGCATCCATCGCGCCGAGGTCAAGTCCCGTAGCGCATCGGTCGCGCCCAGCGACCATGAACGCGGCCTGCCCTTCTCGCAGCGCCGCAACCTCCAGCGCGCCCGCTTCAACCTGCCCGCCTACCCGACCACGACCATCGGCTCCTTCCCCCAGACTGCCGAAGTCCGCGAGCACCGCGCCGCTTTCAAGCGCGGCGACATCGACGCCGCCGCCTATGACACCTTCCTCAAGACCGAAACCGAAAAGGCAGTCCGCATCCAGGAACGCCTCGATATCGACGTGCTCGTGCACGGCGAGTTCGAACGCAACGACATGGTCGAGTATTTCGGCGAACAGCTCGATGGCTTCGCCTTCACGAAGAACGGCTGGGTGCAGTCCTACGGCTCCCGCTGCGTGAAACCGCCGGTGATCTACGGCGACACTTCCCGCCCGGCTCCCATGACCGTCGCCTGGTCTGCTTATGCCGCTTCACTCACCAACCGTCCGATGAAGGGCATGCTCACCGGCCCCGTGACCATCCTCCAATGGTCATTCGTCCGTGTCGACCAGCCACGCTCCGAAACCTGTCGACAGATCGCGCTCGCTATCCGTGACGAGGTGGTCGATCTCGAAAAGGCTGGCATCGGCATCATCCAGATCGACGAGCCGGCTCTGCGCGAAGGCCTCCCGCTGCGCCGCGGCGACTGGAATGGCTATCTGCGCTGGGCCGTCGACTGCTTCCGCCTCTCGGCCGCCGGCGTCGCCGACGACACGCAGATCCACACTCACATGTGCTACGCCGAGTTCAACGACATCATGCCGGCCATCGCCGAGATGGATGCCGATGTCATCTCCATCGAGACCTCACGCTCGGACATGGAGCTGATCTCCGCCTTCCGCGATTTCCGCTATCCCAACGAGATCGGTCCCGGAGTCTGGGACATCCATTCGCCCCGCGTCCCCAGCCGCGCCGACATGGAATCGCTTCTGCGCAAGGCCAGCGAGGCAATCCCGCCCGACCAGCTCTGGGTCAATCCGGATTGCGGCCTCAAGACCCGTGGCTGGCCCGAGGTCGAAGCCGCCCTCGCCCATCTCGTTGAAACCGCCAAATCCCTGCGCCATCGCTGA
- a CDS encoding ribonucleoside-diphosphate reductase subunit alpha — protein MSISISMQSEPTGANAPLALASERRPTAEPGYSIIKRNGGTVPFDASKIAVALTKAFLAVEGSKAAASRRVHETVEALTDDVVAALMRRARDGRVFHIEEVQDQVELALMRGEHQRVARAYVLYREERARERASATTEVAAAPKLRMKGTDGTLLPLNEARLEAIIGEACEDLDGAVSATVLAETRHNLYDGISQDELALAPILAARTLVETEPNYAYVSARLLLDKLRREALTHVAGRSEQATQHEMEGRYADYFRAYLDRGIAAELIDPELARFDLARIAAALKPARDLKFQYLGLQTLYDRYFLREGGTRFELPQAFFMRVAMGLAAREIDREARAIEFYDLLSSFDFMASTPTLFNSGTLRPQLSSCFLTTVSDDLDGIFKSIKDNALLAKYSGGLGNDWTPVRGLGAHIKGTNGESQGVVPFLKVANDTAIAVNQGGKRKGAVCAYLETWHVDIEEFLDLRKNTGDDRRRTHDMNTANWVPDLFMERVEANGDWTLFSPNETPDLHDLYGPEFKTAYETYEARAAAGEFKVFRTVRAVDLWRKMLTMLFETGHPWITFKDPCNIRSPQNHVGVVHSSNLCTEITLNTSRDEVAVCNLGSVNLVAHVSDKGLDFARLERTVKVAMRMLDNVIDINFYTIPEARRANLRHRPVGLGLMGFADALQMQGIAYASDAAVEFADASMEAISYYTISASADLAEERGAYSSFPGSLWSKGVLPIDSLELLAATRSEIEVDRTQRLDWDTLRQRVMSVGMRNSNTMAIAPTATISNICGVSQSIEPGYQNLFVKSNMSGDFTVVNALLVRDLKARGLWDEVMISDLKYFDGSVGQIDRIPDDLKALYATAFEIDAGWLIRAASRRQKWIDQAQSLNLYIANPSGKALDALYRSAWRAGLKTTYYLRSRSATHVEKSTLKGTDGKLNAVAVSAPIVVAAPAEPAPVRTGLVLPVIDGPACLIDDPDCEACQ, from the coding sequence ATGTCCATTTCCATTTCCATGCAATCAGAGCCGACGGGCGCTAACGCGCCGCTTGCGCTCGCTTCCGAGCGCCGACCGACGGCGGAGCCAGGCTATTCCATCATCAAGCGCAATGGCGGCACCGTGCCGTTCGATGCCAGCAAGATCGCTGTGGCGCTCACCAAGGCGTTCCTGGCCGTGGAGGGTAGCAAGGCGGCGGCTTCGCGTCGGGTGCATGAAACCGTCGAGGCGCTGACCGACGATGTCGTGGCCGCCCTGATGCGGAGGGCGCGTGACGGGCGCGTGTTCCACATCGAGGAAGTGCAGGACCAGGTGGAGCTTGCCCTGATGCGCGGCGAACACCAGCGCGTCGCCCGGGCATACGTGCTCTATCGCGAGGAGCGGGCGCGTGAGCGGGCGTCGGCTACGACGGAAGTCGCCGCTGCTCCAAAGCTGCGCATGAAGGGCACAGATGGGACGCTGCTGCCGCTCAATGAGGCGCGGCTGGAGGCGATTATCGGGGAGGCCTGCGAGGACCTCGATGGCGCAGTTTCCGCGACGGTGCTGGCGGAGACCAGGCACAACCTCTACGACGGCATTTCGCAGGACGAACTGGCATTGGCTCCGATCCTGGCGGCGCGGACGCTGGTCGAGACCGAGCCGAACTATGCCTATGTCTCTGCGCGCCTCCTCCTCGACAAGTTGCGACGCGAAGCGCTGACCCACGTGGCGGGCCGATCGGAGCAGGCGACCCAGCATGAGATGGAGGGACGCTATGCCGACTACTTCCGCGCCTATCTCGACCGCGGCATTGCCGCCGAACTGATCGATCCGGAACTGGCGCGCTTCGACCTTGCCCGGATCGCCGCTGCGCTCAAGCCCGCACGCGACCTCAAATTCCAGTATCTGGGGCTCCAGACCCTCTACGATCGCTATTTTCTGCGCGAGGGCGGCACGCGCTTCGAGCTGCCGCAGGCGTTTTTCATGCGGGTAGCCATGGGGCTGGCGGCGCGCGAGATCGATCGCGAAGCGCGGGCGATCGAGTTCTACGACCTGCTGTCGAGCTTCGACTTCATGGCCTCGACCCCGACGCTCTTCAATTCGGGCACGCTGCGGCCGCAGCTTTCCTCGTGCTTCCTGACCACGGTGTCTGACGACCTCGACGGCATCTTCAAGAGCATCAAGGATAACGCGCTGCTTGCAAAATACTCGGGCGGGCTCGGCAACGACTGGACGCCGGTGCGCGGATTGGGCGCGCATATCAAGGGGACGAATGGCGAGAGCCAGGGGGTGGTGCCGTTCCTCAAGGTGGCGAACGACACAGCCATCGCGGTCAACCAGGGCGGCAAGCGCAAGGGTGCAGTCTGCGCCTATCTCGAGACCTGGCATGTCGACATCGAGGAATTCCTCGACCTGCGCAAGAACACCGGCGACGACCGCCGCCGCACGCATGACATGAATACGGCGAACTGGGTGCCGGACCTCTTCATGGAGCGCGTCGAAGCCAATGGCGACTGGACGCTGTTCTCGCCCAACGAAACGCCGGACCTGCACGATCTCTACGGGCCGGAATTCAAGACCGCCTACGAGACCTACGAGGCGCGGGCCGCGGCAGGCGAGTTCAAGGTTTTCCGCACTGTCCGCGCGGTCGATCTCTGGCGCAAGATGCTGACCATGCTCTTCGAGACCGGGCATCCGTGGATCACGTTCAAGGACCCGTGCAACATCCGTTCGCCGCAGAACCATGTCGGCGTCGTGCATTCATCGAACCTTTGCACCGAGATCACGCTCAATACGAGCCGTGACGAGGTGGCGGTCTGCAATCTGGGATCAGTGAACCTCGTGGCCCATGTCAGCGACAAGGGGCTCGACTTCGCGCGGCTTGAGCGCACCGTAAAGGTGGCGATGCGGATGCTCGACAACGTCATCGACATCAATTTCTACACGATCCCCGAAGCACGCCGCGCAAACTTGCGGCATCGTCCGGTAGGCCTGGGGCTGATGGGTTTTGCCGATGCGCTGCAGATGCAGGGTATCGCCTATGCGTCCGATGCGGCCGTGGAATTCGCCGACGCCTCGATGGAGGCGATCAGCTATTACACGATCTCGGCGTCTGCCGATCTTGCCGAGGAGCGCGGCGCCTATTCCTCTTTCCCAGGCTCGCTCTGGAGCAAAGGTGTGCTGCCCATCGACAGCCTCGAATTGCTGGCGGCTACGCGCAGCGAAATCGAGGTCGACCGCACCCAGCGGCTCGACTGGGACACGTTGCGGCAGCGGGTGATGAGCGTCGGAATGCGCAATTCCAACACTATGGCGATCGCGCCAACTGCGACGATCTCCAACATCTGCGGCGTCAGCCAGTCGATCGAACCGGGCTATCAGAACCTCTTCGTCAAATCGAACATGAGCGGCGATTTCACCGTCGTGAACGCACTGCTCGTCCGCGACCTCAAGGCGCGAGGCTTGTGGGACGAGGTGATGATCTCCGATCTCAAGTACTTCGATGGCTCGGTCGGGCAGATCGACCGCATTCCGGACGACCTCAAGGCGCTCTACGCCACGGCATTCGAGATCGACGCAGGCTGGCTGATCCGCGCCGCTTCACGTCGGCAGAAATGGATCGACCAGGCACAGTCGCTCAACCTCTACATCGCCAATCCATCGGGCAAGGCGCTTGATGCGCTCTATCGTTCGGCATGGAGGGCGGGGCTCAAGACGACCTATTACCTGCGCTCGCGCTCGGCGACGCATGTCGAGAAATCGACACTCAAAGGCACGGACGGCAAGCTTAATGCCGTGGCGGTTTCCGCCCCGATCGTGGTCGCCGCGCCAGCGGAGCCGGCTCCTGTGCGGACAGGACTGGTCCTGCCGGTGATCGATGGGCCTGCCTGCCTCATCGACGACCCCGATTGCGAAGCCTGCCAATAA